The genome window ACCGCCTCATGCTCGGAGGCTTCGGCGACCGGCTGCGGCGCGTCGAATGCGGGCCGGCTCCAATGGAAGCCGTGCTTCTTGCGCACGATGCGGATTACGTCGAGGCGCTCGAAAAAGCTTCTCTCGGGGATGAGGCGGCCCTCGGGCGCTTTGAGGAACCCGATACGCAGGTCGGGCGCGACACCTTCGACTGCGCAATGGCCAGCGCCGGAGCTGTGGTGAGAGCGGTGGATTCGGTCTTTGCGCGAACCCTCAAGAACGCCTTCTGCGCGGTGAGGCCTCCCGGACACCATGCATCGAGAAGCCGCGCAAGCGGCTTCTGCTACCTCAACAATGCCGCAATCGGTGCTCTTTGGGCAGCGAAGCGCTATAAGCTCGAGCGCGTCATGGTGCTCGACTTTGATGCGCATCACGGCGACGGGACGGAGGAGATTCTCGCCGGCCACCCGAACATGCGCTTTCTTTCGGTTTTTCAGTGGCCGCTTTTTCCGCACCGACGCATGGACCCGCAGCCCGCCAATGCAATTCTGTCGCCCCTTCCCGCAGGCGCAGGCGGCGCGGAACTGCGGGGGGTGGTGGAGGACGTGTGGCTTGCTGAAATCGAGCGCTTCCGCCCTGAGCTCATGATTCTTTCCGCCGGCTTTGACGCTCATGCTGAAGAGCGGATTGCGCAGTTGAAAGCCGCGGAAATCGACTACGCCTGCATTACGAGGCTCCTCGTGGAAGCGTCCTGGAAATACTGCGAGGGCAGGCTCGTGAGCGTTCTTGAGGGCGGCTACGAACTGAGAAGCCTGGGACGCAGCGTCTTCACGCACCTTCAGGGACTTGTCCGCACGCCGCTCTGACAGAACACAATAAAAGAATCATGGACTCCAAAACGCTGATGCCGGGCGTGCGCCCGAAGGAAGTCTGGGCCTGGTCGGCTTTCGACTTTGCAAATTCCGGGTACACCACGGTGGTGCTCACCGCGGTCTTCAACGCTTATTTTGTTGCGGTCGTTGCCGGGGACGCGCCCTGGGCGACCTTTGCTTGGACCCTCATCATTGCCGCGAGCAATGCGGCGAGCCTCATTCTCATGCCCGTCATCGGCGCCATCGCGGACGCCACTGCACGGAAAAAGGTCTGGCTCTTTGCGGCAACCCTCTGCGCCGTCGCCGGCACCTTCGGACTCGCTTTCTGCGGGCCGGGAACGATTCTGCTCGCCGCCGTCATGGTGATTCTTTCCAACATCGGCTACAACGTGGGCGAGACGCTCAATTCCGCGTTTCTGCCGGAAATCGCCCGGCCTGAGGCCGTCGGCAAGGTTTCGGGCTGGGGGTGGTCCTTCGGCTACTGCGGCGGCCTCGTGACTCTGGGCGCTTCGCTTCTTCTCGTCACGCAGGCAGACCGCCTCGGGCTCTCCACCGACTCGGCCATTGCGGGCACGATGGTGATCACCGCAACGGTCTTTGCGCTCGCCGCGATTCCGATTTTTGTGTGCCTCAAGGAGCGCGCTATTCCGCGGCAGAAGGGAACAAGTTCTCTGGGGAGCCTCTGCCTCGAAAGCTTCCGGGAGGTTGTCCGGACAGCGAAGTGCCTCAGCCAGTACCGGGACTTCGGATGGCTTGCGCTCTGCGGCTTCCTCTACCAGTCGGGCATTTCCGTCGTGATCACGCTTTCGGCCGTCTATGCCGCGGAAGTCATGGGGTTCACGACGACCGATACGCTCCTTCTGGTTTTCCTCGTCAACATCACTGCTGCGCTCGGCGCCTTCGGCTTCGGGTATCTGCAGGACCGGATCGGCCACAAGCGTGCGCTCGGCACGACCCTCGTCGTCTGGGTGCTGATGATTGCCTGCGCGGCCTTTGCAACTACGCGGCCGCTCTTCTGGCTCGCCGCCAACTTGGCGGGACTTGCCATGGGGTCCTCGCAGTCCGCGGGGCGCGCCATGGTGGCGCTCCTCTCGCCCGAAAGCCGGTCGGCGGAATTCTTCAGCTTCTGGAACATGTCGCTCTGGGTGGCCGCCATCGTGGGTCCTCTTGCCTACGGAAGCGTCACCTGGATCACCGGGAACGACCATCGCCTTGCAATCCTCGTGACGGGCGTCTTCTTCCTTCTCTCCATAGCGGCCCTCGTTCCCATTAATCTCGAGCGCGGGAGGAGAGCAGCCGGGCGGTGACCCGATCTGCAGAAACAAAATTCCTGTATTGCAAAATCAAATGTAAACAAGGAATTTTTTCTTCCTTACCGGAAGAATAAATTTGGTTCAGCCTGTTGAACCGCTTCTTCTCTCAGAATGACTACTCCTTCAGAATAGGTTTTACTGGTTTTCCGATAGGAGCAGGTCATGGCCGGAAAAGGCTGCATCTCTCTACTGCGAGCTGACAAGATCCTCACCTACATCGCACATGTAGGTGCGGCAAGCTTCACTCAGCTTCAGAAGGATTTCGACCTCCCGAAAAGCAGCCTTCTCAACATTCTCGACACCATGGTCGACTGCGGGCTTCTCATCAAGAATGAAGCGCGTCAGTATCAGCTCGGCATCAAGGTCTACGAGCTCGGCTGCCAGTCTCTCCACAGGCGGAGTCTCTTTGAAATCACAAAGCGTCCCATGCAGGAGCTTGCGATGAGGACGGGGCTGATCTGCCACCTGGGAACCATTGAAGACTTTCATGCGCTCTACCTCGACAAGGTGGAGAGCCCACTTTCCAAGCCGACCGAGAGAAGCTGGGTCGGCAAAAAGCTCGACTTCCATTCGACAGCGCTCGGGAAGGCGCTTCTCGCCTGGAAGACGGATGGTGAGCTTCGGCTCTATCTCGATCAGCTCGAGCTTGCACAGTACACGCCGAAAACGATTACCGATCGCAGCATGTTCATTGAGGAGCTGAAGCTTACGCGCCGTCGCGGATGGGGCCTCGACGCGGAAGAATCCTCTCCTCTTGCGGTATGCCTCAGCACGCCGGTCTTCGATCTCGCAGGCCGCGTCAACTACGCGGTATCGCTTTCGGCGGACCCAACAACCTTCACGTCCGAGCGCATTGAGGGGTATCTCAGAATGCTCTCGGACTGTTCGCTCCAGATTTCCCGCGGCCTCGGATACGGGGGACCGGCTCCGGTTCTCCTTACCTCGGAATCCTGACCGCTCACTACCGATACATCAGACACGCAAACCCTCAGGAGAAACACATCATGAAGAAATTCTGCGGCTGCATTCCGCCGGTTTCGAGCACCTTCACTCAGGACGGCAAGATCGATCATGAGGCTGCAAAGCGCCTCGCCGACTATCTGATCGCGCACGGCGTGCACGGGCTCTTCTATCTCGGCACGGGCGGCGAATTCTCCCAGATGTCGAAGGCAGAGCGCATGGAAATGGCCGAAGCCGGCGTCGCCGCCGCCGCGGGCCGCGTTCCGGTTCTGATCGGCGTCGGTTCTCCCAATACGCGCGAAGCCGTTGAGCTCGCGAAGCACGCCGAAGCCATCGGCGCCGACGGCATCGTCGTCATCAATCCCTATTACTGGAAGGTCTCGGCCGTCAACCTCGACGCCTACTACCACGCCATCTGCTCGGCCGTGAAGCTTCCGGTTCTCATCTACAACTTCCCCGATCTCACGGGCCAGGACATGAATGCCGAGGTCGTGAAGCGCCTCGTGCTTGCCAATCCCAACATCGTCGGCATCAAGGAAACGATCGACAACGTGGGCCACATCCGCTCGATGATCAACACGATCAAGCCGATCCGTCCGGAATTCTCGGTCCTTGCGGGCTACGACGACCATCTCCTCAATACGCTGGAACTTGGCGGCGACGGCTCCATCACGGCGAGCATGAACTTCGCGCCGGAACTCTCCGTCGGAATCTATGAAGCCTTTCAGAAGGGCGACTACCAGAAGGCGGTCGAGCTCGATAAGAAGCTCGTTCAGCTCCCGGCCCTCTATGGTCTTGAAGTCCCCTTCATGTCGGTGATCAAGTACGCGACCGTTCTCGCAACGGGCGTCGACATGACGACCTATTCGCTCCCGCCCGTTCGTCCGCTCACGGAAGAAACGAAGGAAGCCGTGAAGGCGTTCCTCGCCGCGAAGGGCGTTATCTGACCGACGAAGAGACCCTGCGAGCTTTAGACCAAAAGACTCGTTCGCCAAAGAATTAAAGGAGATCCGCAATGTCTGACTTCTACGACGAAGAGAATCAGGACATCTATCACATCCGCACGCATGCGGCCGGCCCCCGCGGGGAGCTCCCGCTCACGCCCGCCATGCTGATCAACCGCCCGAGCGGCGACCTTTTCGGCATGACGATGAATGCGGGCATCGGCTGGAACCCGGACGAACTCGACCGCGACGAAGTGCTCCTCGTGAGCACGCTGGGCGGCATCCGCGGCGCTGACGGAAAGCCCATCGCGCTCGCCCTTCATCAGGGTCACTATGAGCTCGACGTGCAGCTGCGCGCGGCGGCTGAGGAAATTCATGCCGGCAAGGCTCTGCCTTATGCGGTCTACGTCTCCGACCCCTGCGACGGCCGCACCCAGGGCACGCTCGGCATGTTCGACTCGCTCCCCTACCGCAACGACGCGAGCATGGTGATGCGCCGTCTGATCCGGTCGCTTCCGAACACGAAGGCCGTGATCGGCGTCGCGACCTGCGACAAGGGGCTCCCGGCCACGATGATGGCGCTCGCGAGCCAGCACGACCGTGCGGTGGTGCTTGTTCCCGGCGGCTCCACGCTCCCGGCAGTGGGCGGCGAAGACAACGGCCGCGTGCAGACGATCGGCGCGCGCTTTGCGAACGGCGAACTCTCGCTCCATGATGCCCGGCGCTTCGGCTGCTCGGCCTGCGCCTCCGCGGGCGGCGGCTGCCAGTTCCTCGGCACCGCCGGCACCTCGCAGGTGGTGGCAGAGGGCCTGGGTTTGTCGCTTCCGCACTCGGCGCTCGCTCCGTCGGGCGAACCCGTCTGGGTCGACATTGCGCGCGCCTCCGCCCGCGCTGCCCTGAAGCTCATGAAGGCCGGCATCCATGCGAAGGACATCCTGACCGACAAGGCGATTGAGAACGCCATGATGGTCCATGCGGCCTTCGGCGGCTCGACCAACCTGCTCCTTCACATTCCGGCGATCGCCCATCAGGCGGGCTTGAGGCTTCCGACAGTGGAAGACTGGATCCGCATCAATCAGGCGGTGCCGCGTTTGGTCGACGTGCTCCCCAACGGGCCGAAGTACCATCCGACGGTGCGCGCCTTCATGGCGGGCGGCGTTCCGGAAGTGATGCTCTATCTGCGCGAACTCGGAATCCTCCACCTCGACGCCATGACCGTCACGGGCCGCACGGTGGGCGAAAACCTCGAATGGTGGGAAAAGTCCGAACGCCGCGAGCGCTTCAAGGAAATCCTCGAGAAGCAGGAAGGCGTCCGACCCGACGACGTCATCATGTCGCCCGAGGTTGCGAAGGAGCGCGGCCTCACCTCGACCATTACCTTCCCCGTCGGCAACATTGCCCCCGAAGGCTCCGTCATCAAGTCGACCGCCATCGATCCGAAGGTGATCGACGAAAACGGCATCTATTACCACAAGGGCCCCTGCAAGGTCTATCTCTCCGAGAAGTCTGCGGTCTACGACATCAAGCATGAGAAGGTGAAGAAGGGCGACATTCTCGTCATCATCGGCACGGGCCCCTCGGGCACGGGCATGGAGGAGACCTATCAGGTGACGAGCTCCTTGAAGCACCTCTCCTACGGCAAGTACGTTTCCCTCATCACCGACGCGCGCTTCTCGGGCGTTTCGACGGGCGCCTGCGTGGGCCACGTCGGTCCCGAAGCGCTCGCGGGCGGCCCGATCGGGAAGCTCCGCACGGGCGACATTGTGGAAATCCGCATCGACTGCAGAAACCTCCACGGCACCGTCAACTTCCTCGGCACCGCTGAAACGGGCGAACTCCCGCTCGGCGAAGCGACGAAGCTTCTCGCCACCCGCACGAGCCACCCCGACCTTGCGCCTGATCCGGATCTTCCCGACGACACGAAGCTCTGGGCGGCGCTCCAGTCCCTGTCGGGCGGCACCTGGCGCGGCTGCGTCTACGATGTTCCGCGGATTCTCGAACAGATCCGCAGGATCCCGAAGGAATAACCGCTTCCCTTCACCCTCAAATCTCTCCTCACAGCGCAGCCCTTTTTCTCCAAAGGGGCTGCGCCGGGGGCGGCTTCACCCTCGAAAGCCGCTTTCCGGCTAATCCATAAGGAGTCAACATGCCACTGCTCATCATTGCCATCGGCGTTGCGGCGCTTCTGCTCCTCACGATCCGATTCAAGCTCAACACCTTCGTCTCCCTCATCATCGTTTCGATCGGCGTCGCCATTGCGAGCGGCATGCCGCTCCACAAGATCATCGGCGCGATTGAAGGGGGCTTCGGCGGCACGCTCGGCCACATCGGCCTCATCTTCGGCTTCGGCGTGATGCTCGGGCGCCTCCTCGCGGAAGCGGGCGGCGCGCAGCGAATCGCCCTCACGATGCTTCACGTCTTCGGCAAGAAGCACATGGAATGGGCCGTCGTCTGCTCGGCCTTCATCGTCGGCATCGCGCTCTTCTTTGAAGTGGGCCTCATTCTCCTCATCCCGATCATCTTCGCCATCGCCCGCGAAGCCAAGGTGAGCCCGATGATGCTCTGCGTGCCGATGCTTTCGGGCCTTCTCGTCGCGCACTGCTTCCTCCCGCCGCACCCCGGTCCCACGGTGATCGCCAAGGAATACGGCGCCGACGTCGGCATGGTGCTTCTCTACGGCATGATCGTCGGCATCCCGACCTTCCTCCTCTCGGGCCCCGTCCTCAACCGCTTCTGCCGCAAGCTCGTTCCCGCTGCTTTTGAGAAGGCGGGCGACATCAGCGCGCTCGGGGCTACGAAGACCTTTACGGACGCCGAAATGCCGTCCTTCGGGATCTCCTTCATCACGGCGATGCTTCCCGTCATCCTGATGGCGCTCGTCACGATCCTCGAATTCTTCATCACGCCTGAAATGCGCGATCAATCGATGTTCCTCGAGACCGTCTTCTTCCTCGGGAATTCGACCACCGCCATGCTCGTCTCCATGCTCTTTGCGCTCTACACGATGGGCTATGCCCGCGGCAAGCACATGGATGAGCTCATGAAGACCTGCGGCGCAGGCATTGCGGGCATTGCCGGCCTCCTGCTCATCATCGGCGGCGGCGGCGCCTTCAAGCAGGTGCTGATTGACTCGGGCGCGGGCGCCTACATTGCCGACCTGGTTTCGGGCGAACGCATCAATCCGATCATCCTTGCCTGGGCGATTGCCTCGCTCCTTCGCATCTGCCTCGGCTCCGCGACGGTGGCCGCCATCTCGACCGCGGGTCTCGTGATCCCGATGATTTCCGGGAACCCGGAAGTGAACCTCGCGCTCATCACGCTCGCCACGGGCGCCGGCAGTTCCATCTGCTCGCACGTAAACGACGCGTCCTTCTGGATGATCAAGGAGTTCTTCGGCCTTACGACGAAGGAAACGCTCTGCACGTGGACGCTGATGTCGACCGTCGTTTCGATCCTCGGCCTCGTCTTCCTTCTCCTCGTCGATATGGTGCTCTGATTCAGCATCGGAAGTGCCGCTCGAGCTTTGAGCGGCGCTTCCTGAATCTCAAAACGCCATGGCGGAATTTCTGTTCCGCCCGCAGCCTCCAGAGCCGGCAGGAAGCCCTCTGGAGGCTCTTTTTTTGCCCGTTTTCCGCGTTCAGCGGCTCGTTCCCGAGACCGCGTCAGGCTGGAAATTCGTGAGCTTCCTATAGCTTGAGCGCGAAAAAGCGGCTGCTACTACCCTGTCAGGACTGCAACCCTCCCTGGAGCCTGACATGAGGATGATCGCCTGGGATGCGGCCTATGCCGCCTACCTTCGCAGCGGTCTGTCGAAAACCGCTTTTCACCGCACCCGTCTCATCGAGTTTTCAGAGAACGGCAAGCTTCCCAGCCTTCACTATTTCTATAAGAAACTCCTTGAGCTTGAGAAAACCATCATCCAGGATGCGCAATTCAAGCCGATCGTTGATGGAGCGCCATCTCAGGAAGAGCCGATTCCTGTACAACCGGCGGGCAGGAACATTTTCGTTGCCCGGGAGATACCCCGCAGCGCACAAAGTGCAGGGTCACAAGGAGTACAAGGTGTACACCTCCGGCTGGCACGACGTGTACAAGTAGTACAAGATGAACACCCCCAGCCGCTTCAAGCTGCTCCTATGGGTCAACAACTTCCGCCTCCACAGCGCCCTCAGATTAGTACCAGGCTCCGCAGTACTGATCCAGATCCTCGCGGAACGCTTGTTTTCATCAAGCTGCCCAACGGCATAGAGCTCAGGTTCCGAACCGACTCGCCGGAAACCCTCGCCATGCAGATGATCTCTGCCGGAGGGTTTGCAGAATGAAGCTCGACTTTGGAGACCGCCGCATCACCATCGTTCTGGCTCCCGTGGACATGCGCTACGGCTATGCCGCGCTGTCGCGCTTTGCGCAGGAACGTCTCTTCATCGACCCTGACGGCGGCGGCGATGTGGTCGTATTTGTCGGAAAGCACCGGAAGACGGCCAAAGTCATCTGGTCCGACGTCTGCGGCGGATGGCTTCTCTACCGGCGTCTGCATCAGCAGAAGTTCGCCCGCTTCATGGCAAAGCTTGAATCTCAGACGGTGCTGAACTTCACCGCCGATGAGGTGATCAGCTTTCTCGACGGCAAGTCGAAAACCGGATGAGACTGCTCGAAAAGCGTTTTCTTGATCTTCATCAAATGATTGAAAATCAAGAAAATTCGATGAAATTCGACTTCTTCCAAAGCCTTCAGGAAGGCCTCGGGAAGCACCGTAAAACGCTTCTAGGCATACGCAATCAAGATGGATGCCACCGGGGTTGTCCGGCCGTCCAGAGGGCCTCTAACGGGCTTAGGAGTGCCTTTTAAACGATTGATATATCGGTGAAATTTAAGCTTCCGGCCGGTAAAATTACTTCCATTAATTCTTAACTGATCTCCCTATCGACATGGCACGCAAGGGTCCAAAAATCAACGTCTCCATCGAAGCACTCCAGAAGAGGATTGCCGAGCTTGAGGCTGCGCTTGATATCGAACGCCGCGAGCATTGCGCCACGCGCAAGCTCGCGCAGCTTCAGTTTGAGGGCCTCAGCATGATTCAGCAGCTCCTCATCAAGGCGCTGGAGCTGCTCGAAAAACACTGCCCCGCTCTGGTTGTAAAGGGCGAAGCCGTGATCGACCTGCTTCTGCGAGAAGCCAGCATGGATGCCAATGAACTGAAGGCACTGCCGGGAATTGAAAAGCTCCTGCGCAGGCAGTTCCGGCAGATCCAGGGCAAGATCGAACCTCAGATCGAGCAAACGAAGAGCGACCTCGCGGAAGCAGAGCTTGAACTGGAGCGCCGCAAGGCGGAAGCCGTGAAGGAGATGCTTAAGAAGAAGCGGACCATCGCCGAAAACAACAAAAAGAGCGCCGAGACGAAGAACACCGTCGGCGAAGTTGCCGCTGCTGAAGCTGAAAAGCACCCGGACAACGCGATGCTTAAAGCCGCGGCCGGCATTGCGAATGCGGCAGTGCCCGAAACCACGAAGGCGGAGGAGATTCCGCCCGGCAAGCAGGCGGATCCCAATCGCCGGACCGCTCCGACGCAGGGCGGCATTTCGCATGCCCGGGGATGCACCTGTCCTTACTGCGGCAGCACGGAAGGCTTCTTTGAGCAGGAAGGGCCGACGGTTTTCCTGCGCACGCTGCACAAGCACATTGAAGACATGCTCGAGGGGACTTATGTAAAGAACCCGGTGCTGCAGTGCCGCGCCTGCGGGAAGAATCACATGCACATTCCGGAGGAAGTGCCCGTGCCGGCGGATCTGAACCGCACCGTGTCGCAGGAGCTGCTTTTCGACTGCGCCCGCATGCTGACGCTCGGCATGCCGATGAACCGCATCAATGCGCTCTTTAATACGGCCGCAATGACCATGAGCGGGGATACGATTCCGCGGAACATGCACGACTGGATAACGTCCGGACTGGGCCAGCCGCTGCTCAAAGCCATCCTGAAGAAAGCCAGAAAGGCGGCTGAAATCTGCGCGGATGAAACGCCATTCAGCTGTCTGCAGCAGGCCGGGATGAGCAAAACGAAGCTCGACGACGAGGACGCCGCCAAGCAGGCTTACCTGCTGACGATTACCAGCCCGGCGAGCGCAAAGTACCAGTTTGCCGTATTCAACCGGCTCAAAAGCAGAAGCGCCGAGGCGATTGCCGGCGTGCTCGGCTCCTATGAAGCCGGCACCTGGATTACGGATGCCTACGCCGGGTACGACAGCATTATCGGCGCGAGCGCCGTGAAGATCGAACGACAGTCGTGCCTCGCGCATTTCACGCGCACCGTTTACGACGCGCTGGAGCTGGAGAACATGCACGACGCTGTAACAAACCCGACGAACCGGGAAAAGCTTGCCGAAGCACTCGGATCCGGCACTCCCGCCTATTACCTGCTGATGGTAACGGCCGCCATCTCCAAGATCTACAAGTGGGAGGCGACGCTGAAGGCGCAGGAGGATGAAAACCCGGCGGACTGGATGAAACGAGTGACGGACTGCCGAAAAGCCCATGCCGAACCGCTGATGGATCGGATCGATGAAATCATGGTGAAGCTGGCTGAAAGGTACGCCGTGAAGAAGGGGAAAACCTGGGAGGCGGCGCTGATGTCGCCGTACGCGAAGCCTGTTGTTTACTACATGAACAACAAGGAGAACTTCCGGGTGTTTCTCGAGAACGCCTATGTGACGCCGGACTCCTCCGCAGCCGAGAGGAGCCTGAGGCCGCTTTGCGTGCTGCGCACCAGCTGCAATTTCAAGCAGTCGCCGGAGTACATGCAGAGCATGTGCGACTGGTACACGCTCTTTGTAACGGCGCGGCTCAACGGCATCGAGCGGCCCACGCAGTGGCTGAATGAATATGGCCGCGCCATATTCGAACACTGCGTGAATGAAGAGCTGAACCGGCGCTCCGACAAAGGGCTCGAACTTTCGAGGCGGTTTGCATTCGACCCGAAGGACATAGAGAGCTTCAACGCCGATGCGTGGGAGCCGTCGGCATACATGGAGCGAAAGCGGCGGAGTTAGGCAAAGGCCTGACGGATCCGCTCAAGGCAGCCGCCTTGAGCGACCATGCCGCATGCTCCTTGCCGGAGCAGACAGCCAGAGGGGCGCTGAATTCTCAGCGCCCCTCTGCATATCCGGAATTTGATTGAAGTCAATCATTTTTAAAGCCTCCTAGCCTATGGGAAGCTCACGGAAATTCCTGCAGCACAGACTAAGGCGAGCACTTTCTATTAAATAGAAAGTGGACTTTCCATTTAATAGAAAGCAGCAATCAGAGGCATTCTGCGTTCACTCTCGTCGCAGGAACGAGCTGACGCAACGAAAAAGCCTTCCGGACATGCATCGCGGAAGGCTTTTTTGTGCGAAGGACGGAATCAGGAACTTCGGAAATGAAATTCCAGTCTTTCCATTTCCTTATCAACGCGTGGGCTGGGAGCGCTCGCCGTTCTTGTTGAGTTCGATGATGCGGCGCGTGTCGGCGGCAAGATCCGTAATCTTGAGGGCGTCGTAGCTCTTTGCAATGAGCTCGAGCGCATCGTCGCGCATCGGGGTGTTCTGGAATTCGCGAACGACGCGCTGCGCGCGGTCGATGGCGGCGACATAGGCATGGCGCACGAAGCAGTACTGCGCAGTCTTCAGTTCATGCTCGGCCTGAGCAAGGACGAGACCATGCATGCGGCGGCGGGCTTCGGGCGCAAAGCGGCTGTCGGGATAGCGAAGCGCGAGTTCCTTGAAGGTGTCGAAGGCTTCGCGCGAGGCATTGGCGTCGCGTTCGGCAAGGTCCTCAGCGGCGAGCTTGTTGAACCAGCTGTCGGTTTCGTTGAGGGTGGCGAGCGCCTTCAGGTACATCACGTAGTCGCTGTTGGCGTGATTGGGGTAGGTGCGCAGGAACCGGTCGGCAGCCTGCACGGCGCCCGGCGCGTCGCCGTCCTTCCAGGTCGCGTAAATGAGTTCGATCTGGGCCTGCTGGGCGTACTGACCGAAGGGATAACGCGCTTCGAGCTTCTGGTAATAGTCCTTAGCCTGCGTCCAGTTGCTATCATCCAAGGCTAATCTGGCTTCGGAGTAAAGCTTGTCGGCGCTCCAGTCGAGCGTCTGGTCTTTATCAAGACTTTGCAGCCAGGAGCAGGAGGCGGTGGCAAACGTAACCGCAGCAAGCGCGGCGCCGCGCATCAGAAGCCTTTTGAAGGAAGTAGCAGATTTCATGACACAGGAAAAGGTCAATTTGGACAGCGAAGATTATAGCGGCGAGGATTTTGAAGACGACGATATGGAAGCGTTTGAAAATGCTTCCGCCGAAGAAAAGACGCTTCCAAAATTTGTGGTTGAAGGATTCTGGGGCGAGCGTCTCGACAAGGTGCTTGCTTCCCTCATGCCCGATGTCTCCCGCGCGCGTCTGCAGAAGATGATTGAGTCGGGCGCCGTCAAGGTGAACGGCGTCGTGGTGGAGAAAATCCGCGCGAAGACGACCGAGGGCGATGAAATCGAGCTCCTCGAGGCGCCCCGCATGGAGGAAGCTCTTGCCTTCGAGCCCCAGGAAGACGTCGAATTCGAGGTGGTCTATGAGGACGATGCCATCATCGTCGTCAATAAGCCCGCCGGCCTCGTCGTGCATCCGGGCGCCGGAAATCCGGACGGCACGCTCATGAACGGACTTCTCTGGCGCTATCCGGAACTGAAGGAAGTCCCGCGCGCCGGCATCGTTCACCGGCTTGACCGTGATACGACGGGCCTCATGGTGGTGGCGAGAACGCTCGCCGCACAGACGAACCTGGTGCGCCAGCTGCAGGAAAGAAGCGTGAAGCGCGAATACTGGGCGATCACCATGGGGTCGGCCGCGCCCGACTTTGTGGTCGACGTTCCGATCGGACGCGATCCGAGAAGCCGCATCCGCTTCAAGGGCTTCCCGGGCTCTACGGGCGTAAGAGCGAAGCCCGCCCGCACGCGCGTGCGCACGGTCGACTGGTCGAGCGCTGACGGAATCCCGATTTCCTGGGTGGCCTGCCGTCTCGACACGGGCCGCACGCATCAGATCCGCGTCCATCTGACGGGCGAGGACCTCCCCCTTATCGGCGACCAGCTCTATCGCGGCCGCGCCCCCGGGATCGCCGTCAAGATGGAAAATCTCCTCGACTTCCATCGCCAGGCCCTCCACGCATCGCGCCTCGGACTGGTGCATCCGGTAACGGGAGAAGAGATGCAGTGGTTCCGCGAACCTCCCGAGGACATGATTCAACTGATGGACGATCTGGGCTTCGGCCCCTGGGATCGTCCGGTGACTGTATTTGAACGGGTCTGATATGTCTCAATTCAAATCTGAACTCGAAAGCGTGAAGCCCGAATGGAAGGGCGGGGCGCCCAAGCACGTGAAGGCCTTCTTTACCTGCCGCACGGGTGGCGTTTCAAGCGGCCCCTGGGGCGGGCCGGAAGGCATCATGGGTCTCAACCTTGCCTTCCATACGGGCGACGTCAGATCCTGCGTCGCGATGAACCGCCGGATTCTCTCGGGGTGCCTTCCCTCGGAGCCGAAGTGGCTCACGCAGGTGCACGGCACGGAAATCCTTCATGCCGACGACGTCGCCGATGCTCCTCAGGCGGATGCCTCATGGACGACGACGCCGGGCGTCGTCGCCGTCGTGATGACGGCCGACTGCCTTCCGGTCCTGATTGCGGATCGCGAGGGCCGGATCGTTGCGGCCGTTCATGCCGGCTGGCGGAGCCTCGCCGACGG of Sutterella faecalis contains these proteins:
- the pgeF gene encoding peptidoglycan editing factor PgeF, which codes for MSQFKSELESVKPEWKGGAPKHVKAFFTCRTGGVSSGPWGGPEGIMGLNLAFHTGDVRSCVAMNRRILSGCLPSEPKWLTQVHGTEILHADDVADAPQADASWTTTPGVVAVVMTADCLPVLIADREGRIVAAVHAGWRSLADGIIQKTVAKLRDELRGEGDFAVWLGPRIGRDEFEVGGDVLEAMKAHLPQAEKAFRAANQPGKYFADLALLARQALEASGIPAESIADCGLSTFGDPARFFSFRRDGEKSGRHAALIWIEPQNHP
- a CDS encoding RluA family pseudouridine synthase, coding for MDSEDYSGEDFEDDDMEAFENASAEEKTLPKFVVEGFWGERLDKVLASLMPDVSRARLQKMIESGAVKVNGVVVEKIRAKTTEGDEIELLEAPRMEEALAFEPQEDVEFEVVYEDDAIIVVNKPAGLVVHPGAGNPDGTLMNGLLWRYPELKEVPRAGIVHRLDRDTTGLMVVARTLAAQTNLVRQLQERSVKREYWAITMGSAAPDFVVDVPIGRDPRSRIRFKGFPGSTGVRAKPARTRVRTVDWSSADGIPISWVACRLDTGRTHQIRVHLTGEDLPLIGDQLYRGRAPGIAVKMENLLDFHRQALHASRLGLVHPVTGEEMQWFREPPEDMIQLMDDLGFGPWDRPVTVFERV